A single region of the Eremothecium gossypii ATCC 10895 chromosome V, complete sequence genome encodes:
- the PXP1 gene encoding putative indolepyruvate decarboxylase family protein (Syntenic homolog of Saccharomyces cerevisiae YEL020C) — MGIQVSDQIAIALKQHGIEVVFGIVGIPIVELAEKLAEHGVRFIACRNEQSCSYAASVYGYLTNKPGALLVVGGSGVVHALAGIHNAWVNKWPLLVIAGSTEDEYKGGFQELDQLRIVAPWTSFKGRLSLDNVNYMVYTAVKTAVLQHGVSYLDVPGRLINMDAVGPLASKPVDIQHVRSGPDSSRVQGAAKLLQDGRNILVVVGRGCAEYPGVVRSFLERYRLPFLPVPMAKGIVPDSHELNVNGCRSLALKRAEIVLVLGARLNWILHYGSAPKWNADATFIQVDRDPATLGHNNSSGVNYSVLSDVELFINAITAVLPQSWQYRGVDNEVLDKIRENGVKLQRKAQLTPGSPLNYHAVYSLLRKLIDDKNTILSAEGANTMDNSRLWFGTDYPKRRLDAGTGATMGLGVGYALSAKLANPDKFVVALEGDSAFGFSCMELETAVRNKVGLVVVVMNNGGIYHGNPGSGPVRTTDLSPECAYHLVGQGLGCNGVLIRTLDELKKEFPRALQNSMKSITTVLNVILEPGTQTNVSFGWQAKSNM, encoded by the coding sequence ATGGGGATACAGGTATCGGATCAGATTGCTATCGCTCTTAAGCAACATGGCATTGAGGTTGTCTTTGGTATCGTGGGCATACCTATCGTTGAACTTGCGGAGAAATTAGCGGAACATGGTGTAAGATTCATTGCATGCCGCAATGAACAAAGCTGCTCCTATGCGGCCAGCGTCTACGGGTACCTGACGAACAAGCCCGGTGCGTTGCTGGTGGTGGGAGGTTCTGGTGTGGTGCATGCATTGGCTGGAATTCACAATGCATGGGTCAACAAGTGGCCCCTCTTGGTTATAGCTGGGAGCACGGAGGATGAGTACAAGGGGGGGTTCCAGGAGTTGGACCAATTACGAATCGTAGCGCCATGGACGTCATTTAAAGGGCGCCTATCGCTCGATAACGTGAACTACATGGTGTACACGGCGGTGAAGACGGCGGTATTACAACATGGCGTAAGCTACTTGGACGTTCCGGGCCGTCTGATTAACATGGATGCGGTGGGACCGCTAGCCTCAAAGCCCGTGGATATCCAGCATGTTAGAAGCGGGCCTGACAGCAGCAGGGTACAGGGAGCAGCGAAGCTACTACAGGATGGAAGGAACATACTGGTGGTCGTCGGGAGAGGATGTGCCGAGTATCCAGGTGTGGTGCGCAGCTTCTTGGAACGCTACAGACTACCATTTCTACCTGTACCAATGGCGAAGGGTATTGTGCCGGATTCGCATGAGCTGAATGTCAACGGGTGCCGGTCTCTAGCTTTAAAACGGGCTGAGATTGTGTTGGTGTTGGGCGCGCGGCTGAACTGGATATTACACTATGGCTCCGCTCCGAAGTGGAATGCGGATGCCACGTTCATCCAAGTTGACCGGGATCCCGCCACCCTTGGACACAACAATAGCTCTGGTGTCAACTACTCTGTGCTCAGTGACGTTGAACTGTTCATTAATGCTATCACAGCAGTACTCCCACAATCATGGCAGTACAGAGGTGTTGACAATGAGGTCTTGGATAAGATTCGGGAGAACGGCGTAAAGTTACAACGGAAGGCGCAGCTTACGCCTGGGAGTCCTTTAAATTACCATGCTGTTTATTCTCTACTGCGCAAGCTGATTGACGACAAGAATACCATTTTAAGTGCTGAGGGCGCGAATACTATGGATAACTCTCGGTTGTGGTTCGGGACCGACTATCCAAAACGGCGACTAGATGCTGGCACAGGTGCTACAATGGGGCTTGGAGTAGGCTATGCCCTTTCAGCAAAGTTAGCTAACCCTGATAAGTTTGTGGTGGCTCTCGAGGGTGATTCGGCATTCGGGTTTTCCTGCATGGAACTCGAGACAGCGGTGAGAAACAAGGTGGGCCTTGTTGTAGTCGTGATGAATAATGGTGGGATATACCATGGAAATCCCGGAAGTGGCCCGGTTCGTACCACCGATTTGTCTCCAGAGTGCGCTTACCATCTAGTTGGACAGGGATTGGGATGCAATGGAGTCCTCATCCGCACGTTGGATGAGCTAAAAAAGGAGTTCCCTAGGGCCCTACAGAATTCAATGAAGAGTATAACCACCGTCCTAAACGTTATACTTGAGCCAGGTACGCAGACAAACGTTTCATTTGGCTGGCAGGCAAAGAGCAATATGTAA
- the SLM5 gene encoding asparagine--tRNA ligase SLM5 (Syntenic homolog of Saccharomyces cerevisiae YCR024C (SLM5)), whose amino-acid sequence MLAPFRPRRYSAITSPLRTITVRDLLQLQDAPKQPLDVQGRVRSFRAMKNASFLDLEDGSSKNALKVVISHHGRPNPVTLKTGQSVAVRDAMWKWTPDRQQAFELACQPTDVQVIGDVTDEYPLQKKYVSLKHLRQWPLWKHRTQYLGGLLRFRSHIEATLTQILTQEGIYKVPPPVVTSGDCEGAGELFHVEANSLRASQRKYFGTNAYLTVSAQMHLEVIALALGRVWALTPCFRAEESDTSRHLSEFWMLEAELCFVQDVTQLTGFVQKLIQELARTLLQRQDELLPGMVPQEGAESRETVLARWQSLIEHPWHTVTYTEAIQVLQRQHDLSPFVHAPQWGAALQSEHEKWLAGAHFGGPVFVTDYPRECKAFYMRLNDDKKTFACFDLLFPEMGEVMGGSIREERYDALLREMTSRNMNIAELDWYLQLRRQGSAPHGGFGLGMERLISWLYGNHNVRDAIGFYRSATSTIEL is encoded by the coding sequence ATGCTCGCACCCTTCCGGCCGAGGCGTTATTCGGCGATCACTTCTCCGCTGCGCACCATCACTGTGCGCGaccttctgcagctgcaggatGCTCCGAAGCAACCTCTCGACGTCCAAGGAAGAGTACGCTCGTTCAGGGCCATGAAAAACGCCTCATTTCTAGACCTCGAGGACGGCAGCAGCAAGAATGCGCTGAAAGTCGTCATTTCTCACCATGGGAGACCTAATCCTGTCACACTGAAAACCGGCCAATCGGTAGCCGTCCGCGATGCAATGTGGAAATGGACTCCGGACCGCCAACAGGCATTTGAGCTGGCATGCCAGCCTACAGATGTACAAGTCATCGGAGATGTGACGGATGAGTATCCTCTACAGAAGAAATACGTGTCCTTGAAGCACCTACGCCAGTGGCCTTTGTGGAAGCATCGGACGCAGTACCTAGGTGGCTTACTGCGATTCAGATCGCACATTGAGGCCACCTTGACCCAAATTCTCACGCAAGAGGGCATTTACAAGGTGCCACCGCCGGTTGTGACGTCGGGAGACTGCGAAGGCGCAGGCGAGCTTTTCCATGTCGAAGCTAATAGCCTACGTGCCTCTCAGCGGAAGTACTTCGGAACTAATGCGTACTTGACCGTGTCAGCGCAGATGCATCTGGAAGTAATTGCTCTCGCTCTCGGCCGTGTGTGGGCACTCACGCCCTGTTTCAGGGCTGAGGAGAGCGACACAAGCAGACATCTGTCAGAGTTCTGGATGTTGGAGGCAGAGTTGTGCTTTGTGCAAGATGTGACGCAATTGACGGGCTTCGTCCAGAAGCTGATACAGGAACTTGCTCGCACACTGCTACAGCGCCAAGACGAGCTACTACCTGGCATGGTCCCGCAGGAAGGCGCCGAGTCGAGGGAGACAGTTCTCGCCCGCTGGCAATCCCTAATTGAGCATCCATGGCACACCGTCACATACACGGAAGCTATTCAGGtgctgcagcgccagcacGATCTATCTCCGTTTGTGCACGCGCCTCAGTGGGGCGCGGCTCTGCAGTCTGAACATGAGAAATGGCTTGCCGGAGCTCACTTCGGCGGCCCCGTCTTCGTCACCGACTATCCGCGTGAGTGTAAAGCCTTCTACATGAGACTGAACGACGACAAAAAGACTTTCGCATGTTTCGATTTGCTGTTTCCAGAGATGGGCGAGGTCATGGGCGGAAGTATTAGAGAAGAGCGTTATGACGCTCTTCTTCGCGAGATGACCAGCAGAAACATGAATATAGCAGAACTTGACTGGTATCTTCAACTACGGCGTCAGGGCAGTGCGCCGCATGGCGGATTTGGACTAGGCATGGAGCGGCTCATTAGCTGGCTGTACGGGAACCATAACGTTAGAGACGCTATAGGGTTTTATAGGTCCGCGACCTCGACCATTGAATTATAA
- the MMS21 gene encoding SUMO ligase MMS21 (Syntenic homolog of Saccharomyces cerevisiae YEL019C (MMS21)), which translates to MPRELIDSISAQYRELLAIARQMASRDAHLERSKADYKAQSDQCEPIKLQTWDGYQQGELTAPSLAEIYAQEDAGEEARAPAEHEDQLQRLFTALPYIWNDPTAMVPDQAASRQEDEELKISGGTIELTCPITCQPFVRPMISRKCGHVFDEVGLRRFLERQTKPCPQGACGHNLSMKDFVPDLVMQFRCLLHEARGPLTRNASEDPADIV; encoded by the coding sequence ATGCCCAGAGAGCTTATTGACTCTATTTCAGCACAATAccgcgagctgctggcaATTGCGCGCCAAATGGCGAGCCGGGACGCCCATCTCGAACGGTCCAAGGCGGACTACAAGGCCCAAAGCGACCAGTGCGAGCCCATCAAGCTGCAGACATGGGACGGTTACCAGCAGGGGGAGCTGACCGCTCCCTCCCTGGCAGAGATCTACGCCCAGGAAGACGCAGGGGAAGAAGCACGCGCGCCAGCAGAGCACGAGGACCAGCTGCAGAGGCTCTTCACGGCGCTGCCATATATATGGAACGACCCCACCGCCATGGTCCCAGACCAGGCCGCCAGCCGGCAGGAGGACGAGGAACTGAAGATCAGCGGTGGCACCATAGAACTGACCTGTCCGATCACCTGCCAGCCCTTCGTGCGCCCTATGATCTCACGCAAATGTGGCCATGTCTTCGACGAGGTCGGACTGCGACGCTTCTTGGAGCGGCAGACAAAGCCCTGCCCGCAGGGAGCTTGTGGACATAACCTGTCCATGAAGGATTTTGTCCCAGACCTGGTGATGCAGTTCCGCTGTCTGCTGCACGAAGCAAGAGGGCCTCTGACCAGGAACGCATCGGAAGACCCCGCAGACATTGTATAA
- the EAF5 gene encoding Eaf5p (Syntenic homolog of Saccharomyces cerevisiae YEL018W (EAF5)) — protein sequence MPMHAQRLIIEQAFMTKTGASHPPSSPQRTANSLMNISKVLILETLYELLLNGQTNRVSLVRLQADVNDHPMTKQLAHQWQTLKINDILDVIKLLFPKQTSLSDGQIIFYNLQIVEIRDTLLDVVRECQDTLVKDVKQLEQQYQAIKSHDDMKIRRERIMGMYRDTILAKLQSFQHFHRLYSKLDPSPVVRDMMDLERIKATSIENLSHLQHILQKCVTDSVMTTKAGSDRYREIILSQGELDDTVKFVRYAMDN from the coding sequence ATGCCGATGCACGCTCAACGTTTGATCATTGAACAGGCTTTTATGACAAAAACGGGAGCCTCACATCCTCCCAGCTCTCCGCAGAGGACGGCCAATTCTCTCATGAACATCAGCAAGGTGCTGATCCTCGAGACGCTCtacgagctgctgctcaacGGCCAGACAAACCGAGTTTCGTTAGTGAGACTCCAAGCCGATGTCAATGACCACCCCATGACGAAGCAGCTGGCGCACCAATGGCAGACACTCAAGATTAACGATATTCTGGACGTGATCAAGCTGCTGTTTCCCAAGCAAACGTCGCTAAGCGACGGCCAGATTATCTTCTACAACCTGCAGATAGTCGAAATCCGCGACACGCTGCTCGACGTGGTGCGCGAGTGCCAGGACACGCTAGTCAAGGACGTgaagcagctggagcagcagtACCAGGCCATCAAGAGCCACGACGACATGAAAATACGCCGGGAGCGCATCATGGGCATGTACCGCGACACCATCCTTGCGAAGCTGCAGAGCTTCCAGCACTTCCACCGCCTCTACAGCAAGCTGGACCCGAGCCCAGTTGTGCGTGACATGATGGACCTGGAGCGCATCAAGGCCACCTCCATCGAAAACCTCTCCCACCTCCAGCACATCCTCCAGAAATGCGTCACCGACAGCGTCATGACCACCAAGGCTGGCTCCGACCGCTACCGCGAGATAATCCTTTCCCAGGGCGAACTGGACGACACCGTGAAGTTTGTGCGCTATGCGATGGACAATTAA
- a CDS encoding AEL051C-Ap (Syntenic homolog of Saccharomyces cerevisiae YCR024C-A (PMP1)), with product MLPRGVILVLVIVGLVGIGLAVIFAVRRGWFNTLRQK from the coding sequence ATGCTTCCTAGAGGGGTTATACTTGTGTTGGTCATCGTTGGCCTGGTTGGCATCGGACTTGCGGTGATATTTGCCGTGCGCAGAGGATGGTTCAACACGCTCAGACAGAAGTAG